The nucleotide sequence CGCTTCATAAATTGAACCATTTCATTTATTTCCAGCCGTTGTATCATCTCACTTATCGCGTGGAATACGGTGAAACAAATCATTTTCTGCTTTTGCAATTTTCCTTAAATCGTCATTTTCACTACCATCAGAATATCCGCCTTTTGATTGTTGAGAATTAAAATCATATTCAATATCACCATTAAATTGTTTGGTCAAAGTTTGTAATTTAATTTTTAAACCAGCGTTTAAAATATCAGTTTTTTTAGTCAATAAACTGCCTGCAGATACAAAGGCGACATCGGCGACATCTTTTTTAATCTCATCTGCATTGATAACATAATCATCAGTACTTTTAAAATTAATTTTAACTTTAAGTTTTGAACCTTGTGTAACTAATTGAGTATTGAGTTTGTTTTCAAAATCAACCTTCAAATTGCTAATTTCATTAGGTGATAAATCATAAGGTGACGTTAAATTAAGTTTAATAATATTACGATTTCTATTTTGTTGAGCGCACGAAACAGTAATAGCAAACGATAATGCCGTTACTGATATAATTGAAGTTGTTAATAGTTTTTTAAATTTCATTTTTTCTCCTACATATAATATAGGACAGAAAAAAATATACAAGAAAGACTCGCCACGCTAGCATTACCTAGATCGGCTAATAAGAGTATTTCTCAACCTGTAGTAACGTACTACAAGTACCTCTGTCCACATATTTATTATACTAAAATAATAAAATTTATAAAAAATAACAACTGTATATCAGTTGTTTTCATATCAAATAATTATTTTTGAATTCTATCGTTCAATGCAACAAAGTGTTTAACTTTTTCGCCTTTGTAAAAACCACAATATCTGCATGCCACGTGCTGTTCAATTAACTCAGAACAATTGGTGCATTTTACTAAATTTGGTAAATCTAAAGCACTATGTGTTTGTCTTTTGTGTTTACGTTGTTTAGATGTTTTACGTTTTGGTACAATAGCCACGGTTCCTCCTTTTGTGGTCTTTTTTTAAGAAATCGTTGATGATTTCAATAGCTTTTCAATTATATTAAAAATTATTTATTTTATAAATAAATTTAATATGAAATTTAAAATAACCATAATTAGGTAAAAATAATTATAATATGAATTATGAAATCTGTAAGCAAAAATATAAAAATAGGCATTGTTGTAGAATATAATCCTATGCATAATGGTCATATTTATCAATTAAATTGAATTAAAGAAAATTTTCCTGATAGCAAAATTATTATAGCAATGTCTGAAAAATATTCACAACGCGGCGAAATTATTTGCATACCTTTCTGAAAAAGAAAATTAATGGCTAAAAAATATGGTGTAAATAAGGTAATTAAGTTAAAAACAAAAATTTCTGCTCAAGCAGCACATATTTTTGCCTCCGAAGCAATTAAACTACTTTCAAAACAAAAGATTAATTACTTAGTTTTTGGTTCAGAAACTAGTGACATAAATATTTTTATACAAATTGCAAATATTATTAAAAATAATTCAAATTTGTATAATGAATTGGTTAAAAAATATCTAAAACAAAAAGGAAATAGTTTTCCTAAGGCTACAAGTTTAGCATTAAGTAAGCTTTGTGGATATCAAATTAATCAACCTAATGATATATTAGGCTTGGAGTATGTAAAAATCATTGTCAATAATAATTTAAATATCACACCAATTGTAATTAAAAGAACAATAGGATTTCACTCTGAAGAAATAAGCGGTAGTTTTGCTAGCGCGAGCAAATTAAGACAAATGTTAAAAAACAATTTAAACATTGAACAATATTCACCATTTAAACTAAATAAAATTAAACCAAAGTATTTAATTGAAAACACTTACCCAAAGTTTCAAAAAATAGTTTCTAAACTCTCAGCACAGGAAATAGCACAATTTCATATGGTTAATGAGGGGATAGAAAATTTATTTAAAAAAAATATAAATTTACCAAATTATGAGGCTTTTATAAATGCTTGTATAAGCAAAAGGTATACAGCAAGTCGCATAAAACGAACATATTTGTATGTTCTTTTAAAAATTAAAAAATATAATATTAACTAAAAAGTTTTGATATTGTATGGTTCTATATTTTGCAAACTAAAATCACTATTATTAACTAAAATTTGTTTTTTTGTTGTA is from Mycoplasmopsis mustelae and encodes:
- the rpmF gene encoding 50S ribosomal protein L32; this encodes MAIVPKRKTSKQRKHKRQTHSALDLPNLVKCTNCSELIEQHVACRYCGFYKGEKVKHFVALNDRIQK
- a CDS encoding nucleotidyltransferase produces the protein MKSVSKNIKIGIVVEYNPMHNGHIYQLNWIKENFPDSKIIIAMSEKYSQRGEIICIPFWKRKLMAKKYGVNKVIKLKTKISAQAAHIFASEAIKLLSKQKINYLVFGSETSDINIFIQIANIIKNNSNLYNELVKKYLKQKGNSFPKATSLALSKLCGYQINQPNDILGLEYVKIIVNNNLNITPIVIKRTIGFHSEEISGSFASASKLRQMLKNNLNIEQYSPFKLNKIKPKYLIENTYPKFQKIVSKLSAQEIAQFHMVNEGIENLFKKNINLPNYEAFINACISKRYTASRIKRTYLYVLLKIKKYNIN